One segment of Ascidiaceihabitans donghaensis DNA contains the following:
- a CDS encoding calcium-binding protein, with product MADVILTTNTSTNQILGTENDTYFLAEGILHYSTSATSAVVINGSDESRFLVVNGTIMDLGGSAITDSTVIDEVSIFIGQTGKVQTSPLYRAIDLDGDFNSITNYGEIVGGEAIRLDGANNEIYNAGLISSTFGSGTTTIETIIMDGDNNRLVNDGTIIGESAIKFAGTNFELNNNGNIVGQEFGIEAQFAQTLSATINNSGSISVVGGDAFRGSRGTDDFTNSGTITGDMDFERGVDVLRNSGSITGDIEMGDFSDTGDDTVINSGTISGDIVFSGAVLVSTVRNSGLIDGNVSLFSGNDLYVGTGAAIVTGEVLGGLGNDTITGSTFDDRFDGGDGNDSIAGGAGDDLLAGRDDNDTVAGGSGDDTITGDNGDDELRGGSGNDDVDGGIGADSITGNSGDDTLLGDAGNDTIFGNTGNDDISGGADVDILYGGAGADFLSGGDGNDFVFGGIGDDSLFGNNNDDLLRGEAGNDTLTGGGGSDKLFGGTGEDLLIGGAARDVMRGGAGADTFVYLAATDSTTANADRIRDFEQGLDRIDLSEVEDFVFVGDNAFSGTQAEVRFQTTSSGLRFEMDVDGNGTVDMRVNMNNVSTMTVDDFIL from the coding sequence ATGGCAGACGTCATTTTAACGACCAACACCAGCACAAACCAAATACTTGGCACAGAGAATGATACGTATTTCCTGGCCGAAGGCATCTTGCATTATTCCACCAGCGCAACCAGCGCCGTCGTCATAAACGGCAGTGATGAGTCACGTTTCCTTGTCGTAAACGGCACCATTATGGACCTTGGCGGCAGTGCCATAACGGATTCCACGGTCATTGACGAGGTCAGCATTTTTATCGGCCAAACCGGCAAGGTTCAAACATCCCCACTGTATCGCGCGATTGATCTGGACGGTGATTTCAACAGCATCACAAACTACGGTGAAATTGTCGGTGGCGAGGCAATCCGGCTGGATGGCGCCAACAACGAAATCTATAACGCAGGGCTGATCAGCAGCACTTTCGGGTCGGGCACCACCACGATCGAAACCATCATCATGGACGGCGACAACAATCGCCTCGTCAATGACGGCACAATCATTGGTGAAAGCGCGATCAAGTTTGCTGGCACGAATTTCGAGCTGAACAACAATGGCAACATCGTGGGTCAGGAATTCGGCATCGAGGCCCAGTTTGCCCAAACCCTCAGTGCAACCATCAACAACTCGGGCAGCATTTCAGTGGTCGGCGGTGACGCCTTCCGCGGCTCGCGTGGCACGGACGACTTTACCAATTCCGGCACAATCACAGGCGACATGGATTTTGAGCGCGGCGTAGACGTCTTGCGCAACTCCGGCTCAATTACCGGCGATATCGAAATGGGTGACTTTTCCGATACGGGCGACGACACCGTGATCAACTCTGGAACGATCAGCGGGGACATCGTATTTTCTGGCGCTGTTTTGGTGTCCACTGTCCGCAATTCCGGGCTGATTGATGGCAATGTGTCATTGTTTTCCGGCAACGACCTCTATGTTGGAACAGGCGCGGCAATTGTCACCGGTGAGGTCTTGGGCGGGCTCGGCAACGACACAATCACCGGTTCCACCTTCGATGATCGTTTTGATGGGGGGGATGGCAACGACAGCATCGCAGGCGGGGCTGGCGATGACCTTTTGGCAGGTCGCGACGACAACGACACGGTCGCAGGCGGCAGTGGCGACGACACGATCACAGGGGACAACGGCGACGACGAACTGCGCGGCGGCTCCGGCAATGACGATGTAGATGGCGGGATCGGCGCGGATTCCATCACCGGCAATTCCGGCGATGACACCTTGCTGGGGGACGCAGGCAACGACACGATCTTTGGCAACACAGGCAATGACGATATCAGCGGCGGCGCGGACGTCGACATCCTTTACGGTGGTGCCGGGGCCGATTTCCTGTCTGGCGGCGATGGCAACGACTTTGTGTTTGGGGGCATCGGCGATGACTCCCTGTTTGGCAACAACAACGACGATCTGCTGCGCGGCGAAGCGGGCAATGACACTCTGACAGGCGGCGGTGGGAGCGACAAACTGTTTGGCGGCACAGGCGAAGACCTGCTGATTGGCGGCGCTGCACGCGATGTGATGCGGGGCGGCGCGGGGGCCGATACGTTTGTTTACCTTGCGGCCACGGACTCAACGACAGCAAACGCCGACCGTATCCGCGACTTTGAACAAGGGCTGGACCGGATCGACCTGTCAGAGGTCGAGGATTTCGTCTTCGTCGGTGACAACGCATTTTCCGGCACGCAGGCCGAAGTGCGTTTCCAAACCACATCCAGCGGATTGCGGTTCGAGATGGACGTGGATGGCAACGGCACGGTCGACATGCGCGTAAACATGAACAACGTCAGTACCATGACGGTGGATGATTTCATCCTGTAG
- the glnA gene encoding type I glutamate--ammonia ligase, translating into MSNKVLDMIKDEDAEYVDIRFTDPRGKLQHVTLCSDQVDEDFLEEGFMFDGSSIEGWKSIEASDMKLIVDVDSAYVDPFYAEKTICVHCSVVEPDTGEAYERDPRGTAEKAEAYLKSTGIGDVAYMGPEAEFFLFDDVRYSNSINKVSYEVDATDASWNTDTEYEMGNMGHRPGVKGGYFPVNPTDESHDLRSEMLSTMKRLGMKVDKHHHEVASCQHELGLIFDSLTKQADELQKYKYVIHNVAHAYGKSATFMPKPIAGDNGTGMHVNMSIWKDGKPLFAGDKYADLSQEALYFIGGILHHAKALNAFTNPGTNSYKRLIPGFEAPVLRAYSARNRSGCVRIPWTESPKAKRVEARFPDPSANPYLCFAALLMAGLDGIQNKIDPGEAMDKNLYDLPAEELSEIPTVCGSLREALDELRKDMDFLLAGDVFTADQIEGYIGLKMEEVERYEHTPHPVEFAMYYSC; encoded by the coding sequence ATGAGCAACAAAGTTCTCGACATGATCAAAGATGAAGACGCCGAATACGTCGACATCCGTTTCACCGACCCACGCGGCAAACTGCAGCACGTCACGCTGTGCTCTGACCAAGTGGACGAAGATTTCCTTGAAGAAGGCTTCATGTTTGACGGCTCCTCCATCGAGGGCTGGAAATCCATCGAAGCCTCCGACATGAAACTGATCGTCGATGTGGACAGCGCCTATGTTGATCCGTTCTACGCTGAAAAAACCATCTGCGTGCATTGCTCTGTTGTGGAGCCTGACACTGGCGAGGCGTACGAGCGTGACCCACGCGGCACAGCCGAAAAAGCCGAAGCTTACCTGAAATCCACAGGCATCGGTGACGTGGCCTACATGGGTCCAGAAGCCGAATTCTTTCTGTTTGACGACGTGCGCTATTCCAACTCCATCAACAAAGTCTCCTACGAAGTTGATGCGACAGATGCCTCTTGGAACACAGACACAGAATACGAAATGGGCAACATGGGCCACCGCCCAGGCGTCAAAGGCGGTTACTTCCCGGTCAACCCCACCGACGAATCCCACGATCTGCGCTCTGAAATGCTGTCCACGATGAAACGTCTGGGCATGAAGGTCGACAAGCACCACCACGAGGTGGCGTCTTGCCAGCACGAGCTGGGCTTGATCTTTGACAGCCTGACCAAACAGGCCGACGAGCTGCAAAAATACAAATACGTGATCCACAACGTGGCCCACGCCTACGGCAAATCCGCCACCTTCATGCCAAAGCCCATCGCAGGCGACAACGGCACAGGCATGCACGTGAACATGTCGATCTGGAAAGACGGCAAGCCGTTGTTTGCAGGCGACAAATACGCGGACCTTTCACAAGAAGCCTTGTATTTCATCGGCGGCATTCTGCACCACGCCAAAGCCCTGAACGCCTTCACCAACCCCGGTACAAACAGCTACAAGCGTTTGATCCCGGGCTTTGAAGCCCCCGTTCTGCGCGCCTACTCTGCCCGCAACCGCTCTGGCTGTGTACGTATCCCATGGACAGAAAGCCCCAAAGCCAAGCGCGTTGAGGCCCGTTTTCCTGATCCATCCGCCAACCCATACCTGTGCTTCGCGGCACTTTTGATGGCTGGCCTTGACGGCATCCAGAACAAGATCGATCCCGGCGAAGCCATGGACAAGAACTTGTATGACCTGCCAGCCGAAGAACTGTCGGAAATCCCAACAGTCTGTGGGTCCTTGCGCGAAGCGCTGGACGAATTGCGCAAAGACATGGACTTCTTGTTGGCTGGTGACGTGTTCACAGCTGACCAGATCGAAGGCTACATAGGCCTGAAAATGGAAGAAGTTGAACGTTACGAACACACACCGCACCCGGTGGAATTCGCGATGTACTACTCCTGCTAA
- a CDS encoding P-II family nitrogen regulator, translated as MKKIEAIIKPFKLDEVKEALQDVGVQGLSVVEVKGFGRQKGHTELYRGAEYVVDFLPKVKVEIVLDDDQVDAAIEAIVTAAKTEKIGDGKIFVSPIEQTIRIRTGETGSDAL; from the coding sequence ATGAAAAAGATCGAAGCCATCATCAAACCGTTCAAACTGGACGAAGTGAAAGAGGCGCTGCAAGACGTGGGCGTACAAGGCCTAAGCGTTGTGGAAGTCAAAGGCTTTGGCCGTCAAAAGGGCCACACCGAACTATACCGCGGCGCAGAATACGTTGTCGATTTCTTGCCGAAGGTCAAAGTCGAAATTGTTCTGGACGACGATCAGGTAGATGCGGCAATCGAAGCCATCGTTACGGCTGCCAAAACCGAAAAAATCGGGGACGGCAAAATCTTCGTTTCCCCAATCGAACAAACAATCCGCATCCGCACCGGCGAAACCGGTTCTGACGCACTCTAA
- a CDS encoding NAD(P)H-hydrate dehydratase: MTELLTASQMRALEQAAIASGEVTGLELMERAGQGVVEAIFEEWPAFAPAAGVDWGPAPKPPGYLKQEEKGPWRAVVLCGPGNNGGDGFVVARLLAGFGWAVDVFFYGDVERLPADARVNYERWSEVGSVHLWNDDAIEGRLDGFVSGDRSSFEHQLVVDALFGVGLTRNMPVDTERARHGFVPTVTHTPQSERPKYVAIDLPSGLCSDSGVNRGAFPTDLTVTFHRPKLGHYLFGDNHFGGGPSLCNQVSVIDIGLESSRADQPVLLMDSKNLAAKLSKNSCEHKFNHGSALVLSGGSGRTGAARLAARGALRIGAGLVTLGVPPAAQLEVAGHVTALMVKRVADADGLAEVLQDKRLNALCLGPGLGLERARALVPVALAAGRASVLDADALSTFADDPRTLFDMAHKRCVLTPHGGEFARLFPDLAEKLNAPAEKGPAYSKVDATREAAARAGCVVLFKGPDTVIADPSGRCSVHAAAYDRAAPWLATAGAGDVLAGFITGLLARGFAPMQAAETATWLHVECARSFGPGLIAEDLSEQLPHVFRELEV; this comes from the coding sequence ATGACAGAACTTCTGACCGCATCACAAATGCGGGCTTTGGAGCAGGCGGCAATTGCCTCCGGCGAGGTCACCGGTTTGGAGCTTATGGAACGTGCCGGGCAAGGTGTTGTCGAGGCGATTTTTGAAGAATGGCCCGCGTTTGCGCCTGCGGCGGGCGTGGATTGGGGGCCAGCCCCCAAACCCCCGGGATATTTGAAGCAAGAAGAAAAAGGACCTTGGCGCGCTGTGGTCTTGTGTGGGCCGGGCAACAATGGCGGTGATGGGTTTGTTGTGGCGCGTTTGCTGGCGGGTTTTGGCTGGGCAGTCGATGTGTTTTTTTATGGGGATGTTGAGAGGTTGCCCGCGGATGCGCGGGTGAATTATGAGCGGTGGTCGGAGGTTGGTTCTGTGCACCTTTGGAACGACGACGCGATCGAAGGTCGCCTTGACGGATTTGTTTCAGGCGACAGATCCTCATTTGAGCATCAGCTTGTTGTAGATGCGTTATTTGGTGTTGGACTTACAAGAAACATGCCGGTTGATACTGAAAGGGCGCGGCATGGATTTGTTCCAACGGTTACACATACCCCGCAAAGCGAGAGACCCAAGTATGTTGCCATAGATTTACCAAGCGGACTTTGCTCAGATTCAGGAGTGAACAGAGGGGCTTTTCCGACGGATCTGACCGTGACGTTTCATCGCCCAAAGTTGGGGCACTATCTGTTTGGTGACAACCATTTTGGGGGCGGCCCAAGCTTGTGCAACCAAGTTAGCGTTATTGACATTGGCTTGGAGAGTTCGCGGGCTGATCAACCTGTTTTGCTGATGGATTCGAAAAATTTGGCCGCGAAATTGTCTAAGAATTCTTGTGAACATAAATTCAATCATGGCTCTGCGCTGGTTCTGTCTGGCGGTTCTGGACGCACAGGTGCAGCCCGTTTGGCGGCGCGGGGGGCTTTGCGGATTGGCGCGGGGTTGGTCACTTTGGGGGTGCCTCCGGCGGCGCAGCTGGAGGTGGCGGGCCATGTAACGGCTTTGATGGTGAAGCGCGTGGCAGATGCTGATGGGTTGGCGGAGGTTTTGCAGGATAAGCGGTTAAATGCGTTGTGTTTGGGGCCAGGGCTTGGGCTTGAACGGGCACGGGCCTTGGTGCCTGTGGCGTTGGCGGCGGGGCGGGCCAGTGTTTTGGATGCCGATGCGTTGAGTACGTTTGCGGATGATCCGCGCACATTGTTCGACATGGCACACAAGCGATGTGTTTTGACGCCGCATGGGGGCGAGTTTGCCCGGCTGTTTCCTGATCTTGCCGAAAAACTTAACGCGCCTGCTGAAAAGGGTCCTGCCTATTCCAAGGTTGATGCGACGCGTGAAGCGGCTGCGCGTGCGGGCTGTGTGGTTTTGTTCAAGGGTCCAGATACTGTGATCGCGGACCCGTCTGGTCGCTGTAGCGTCCATGCCGCCGCCTATGACCGTGCGGCCCCATGGTTGGCCACGGCCGGGGCGGGGGACGTCTTGGCTGGTTTCATCACGGGGTTGTTGGCGCGTGGGTTCGCGCCGATGCAGGCCGCAGAGACCGCCACATGGTTGCATGTGGAATGTGCACGCAGTTTTGGCCCCGGCTTGATCGCCGAGGACCTGAGTGAGCAATTGCCTCATGTGTTTCGCGAGCTGGAAGTGTAA
- a CDS encoding Hint domain-containing protein — protein sequence MKPKTVRRVETGQSSGVRAHAVQTGLVAGSIVFTSDGEIPVEYLSPGDKVVTRDAGMVTLKDVSSLRVLAQAVSIKAGSLGHTRPEHNVILPAAQRILVRDWRAQSMFGKLHTVVEAGQLIDDEFIIDLGLRPMLLVQLTFDKPHVIYADGLEVAVPLAQAVQSKAA from the coding sequence ATGAAACCGAAAACGGTCAGGCGCGTCGAGACTGGGCAAAGCTCAGGGGTACGCGCACATGCGGTGCAAACAGGCTTGGTGGCCGGTAGCATCGTGTTTACATCAGACGGGGAAATTCCCGTCGAATATCTTTCCCCCGGCGACAAAGTCGTCACGCGTGATGCAGGTATGGTGACGCTGAAAGACGTATCGTCTTTGCGTGTTCTGGCGCAGGCCGTGTCCATAAAAGCCGGATCTTTGGGTCACACACGCCCCGAACACAATGTGATCCTGCCTGCGGCCCAGCGCATATTGGTGCGGGACTGGCGGGCGCAATCCATGTTTGGCAAACTGCACACCGTGGTCGAAGCAGGGCAGTTAATTGATGATGAATTCATCATCGATCTGGGCTTGCGTCCAATGCTGTTGGTGCAGCTGACCTTTGACAAACCGCACGTGATTTATGCGGATGGTCTGGAAGTGGCGGTGCCTTTGGCGCAGGCTGTGCAATCAAAAGCGGCGTAA
- a CDS encoding exo-alpha-sialidase, translated as MSWPACALAVSVGLGLFHAATAPALNWAFDVSTPVIQTGDRPKFETVFEYTSPVGTAHAPAIQMQPDGFAVFWFDGLRESHNEVIIKTADFTRNDAGGWDAAPAKKLFNKEQLAAVTHPPQKILTLGNTIQQGTTDNTFLATIVSVGGWAAASIAQVQMQGDDPAEVRKLSLSPFLNRSHLVRAPTVPYADGSVAIPAYLELGNALGDFVRVDDAGFVRDKRRMTHGRFAIQPMVVPFDADNAVALMRNFDDDTDRLIATWTKDGGRHWSAPELLDLPNPNAPVAAVSLGPQTLVMAYNETPSILHLAVSQDQGRTWDTVHTLEQGGGDVRYPAMALLPDGDVLLTYSTGSKKSIKAVVFNAAWVVQP; from the coding sequence ATGAGTTGGCCGGCGTGCGCTTTGGCCGTCAGCGTGGGTTTGGGCCTATTTCATGCCGCCACCGCCCCGGCATTGAACTGGGCCTTTGATGTATCAACCCCTGTCATACAGACAGGGGATAGGCCAAAGTTCGAGACGGTTTTTGAGTATACGTCGCCTGTAGGAACAGCCCATGCGCCTGCCATCCAGATGCAACCGGACGGTTTTGCGGTGTTCTGGTTTGACGGTTTGCGTGAATCCCACAACGAGGTGATCATCAAAACGGCGGACTTTACGCGCAATGATGCAGGGGGATGGGACGCCGCGCCTGCAAAAAAGCTGTTCAACAAGGAACAATTGGCGGCTGTCACACATCCCCCGCAGAAGATTTTGACACTGGGCAACACGATCCAACAGGGGACCACAGACAACACGTTTCTGGCGACTATTGTTTCGGTTGGCGGTTGGGCTGCGGCGTCTATCGCGCAGGTGCAAATGCAGGGCGACGACCCGGCAGAGGTGCGCAAGCTGTCGTTGTCCCCGTTTCTGAACCGTTCGCATCTGGTGCGCGCACCGACCGTGCCATATGCGGATGGATCGGTGGCGATCCCTGCATATTTGGAACTTGGCAACGCGCTGGGCGATTTCGTTCGTGTCGATGACGCAGGATTTGTGCGCGACAAACGGCGCATGACGCATGGCCGTTTTGCCATCCAGCCGATGGTTGTGCCGTTTGATGCCGACAACGCCGTGGCTTTGATGCGGAATTTTGACGATGACACTGACCGCCTCATTGCCACGTGGACAAAGGACGGCGGGCGGCACTGGTCCGCGCCGGAACTGCTGGATTTGCCAAATCCGAATGCCCCTGTCGCAGCGGTGTCTTTGGGGCCGCAGACGCTTGTGATGGCCTACAACGAGACACCCAGCATTCTACATCTGGCCGTCTCTCAGGATCAGGGGCGCACGTGGGATACGGTGCACACGCTGGAACAGGGCGGTGGTGATGTGCGCTATCCTGCGATGGCGCTGTTGCCGGATGGCGATGTTTTGCTGACCTATTCCACAGGATCGAAGAAAAGCATCAAAGCGGTTGTTTTCAACGCCGCTTGGGTGGTTCAACCATGA
- a CDS encoding carboxymuconolactone decarboxylase family protein — protein MDATYKRGQTLSETLNPGMEATLKARYDALLPGMAETVVDFAYGQQYSRPGLPLRDRYIATIAALTALGAQTRPQLKINIAGGLKAGLTQTEIAETIWQMAMYGGMPAAINALNAALEVFEDVS, from the coding sequence ATGGATGCAACCTACAAACGCGGTCAGACCCTGTCCGAGACGCTGAACCCCGGCATGGAAGCCACGCTAAAGGCCCGTTACGACGCCCTTTTACCCGGTATGGCTGAAACTGTCGTCGATTTTGCCTATGGCCAACAGTACAGCCGCCCCGGCCTGCCGCTGCGCGACCGCTATATTGCAACCATCGCAGCGCTTACCGCACTTGGGGCACAAACGCGCCCACAGCTCAAGATCAACATCGCAGGCGGGTTAAAAGCCGGTCTGACCCAGACAGAGATTGCGGAAACCATCTGGCAAATGGCGATGTACGGCGGAATGCCCGCCGCCATCAATGCGCTGAATGCTGCGCTTGAAGTGTTTGAAGACGTCTCTTAG
- a CDS encoding helix-turn-helix domain-containing protein yields MQAEIFETLKSVLRARRMTYAELGKQLGTSEPTIKRLFASRDCKISRLSEICAILDLSLDDVVAQASRVEITPRSLGDRIEAQLADDLPAFHLFLLLTDGVGIDRIMDQCGLTPDDLFRIGCRLERMELVQVLPQGRLKLVDEGPVKFRRDGPLHGALLKINLEFLQRVFARPESDDAGFITQSRRISQATARHMMTELHSLTRQLSDMARQDQLTVQSHDLQTYKMTLAWAPVALEHLVKVDAPSKPPEEHISRSAN; encoded by the coding sequence ATGCAGGCCGAAATTTTCGAAACACTCAAATCCGTGCTGCGTGCCCGCCGGATGACCTATGCAGAGCTCGGCAAACAGTTGGGCACGTCAGAGCCCACGATAAAGCGTCTCTTTGCATCACGCGATTGCAAGATCAGCCGGCTGTCCGAAATTTGCGCAATCCTTGATCTAAGTCTTGATGACGTTGTGGCCCAAGCCAGCCGCGTCGAAATCACGCCGCGCAGCCTTGGTGACCGGATCGAGGCGCAACTGGCGGATGATCTTCCTGCATTTCATCTGTTTTTGCTGCTGACAGATGGGGTCGGGATTGACCGGATCATGGATCAATGTGGGCTGACACCGGACGACCTGTTTCGGATCGGGTGCCGGTTGGAGCGGATGGAACTGGTTCAGGTCTTGCCGCAAGGGCGTCTTAAATTGGTGGACGAGGGGCCAGTGAAATTCCGTCGGGACGGCCCCTTGCACGGCGCTCTGTTAAAGATCAATCTCGAATTTTTACAGCGTGTTTTTGCACGTCCCGAAAGCGATGATGCAGGGTTCATTACACAATCGCGGCGGATATCGCAGGCCACGGCACGGCACATGATGACGGAATTGCACAGCCTGACCCGCCAGTTGTCGGATATGGCCCGTCAGGATCAACTGACTGTGCAAAGCCACGATTTGCAAACCTATAAAATGACATTGGCATGGGCGCCTGTTGCTTTGGAACATCTGGTGAAGGTGGACGCACCATCGAAACCACCGGAGGAACACATCAGCCGAAGTGCAAATTAA
- a CDS encoding YeeE/YedE family protein yields MLLENLPFDLPVQSVHVIFGVVLGLVFGVAAQISKFCLRRAVAGDTGADASAGAVWMMALAAAIGGFAVAQSLGWVALEDHRLLSSSVPVLAIIVGGLAFGAGMVLTRGCMSRLTVLSASGNLRALTVILVFAIVAHATLKGVFAPMRVALGAVQQDFGIASLAQIPGFAPVVAVLLAVGAIVLGRRSGTSALVLGLGAVIGGVAVAGWAGTSVLLLDDFDPLPVQSAAFTLPWADTLFWTIASSAIPAGFGTGLIAGVFLGSFACAVLRSEFALESFEAPAQTLRYGAGGALMGVGGVLAGGCTIGAGLSGSATLSVAALLALGAIITGAIATQSLLQARGAAVAA; encoded by the coding sequence ATGCTGCTGGAAAATTTACCGTTCGATCTGCCCGTTCAATCCGTTCATGTCATCTTTGGTGTGGTGCTTGGCCTAGTGTTTGGCGTGGCGGCACAGATTTCGAAATTTTGCCTGCGCCGCGCTGTTGCGGGCGACACAGGGGCAGATGCATCGGCAGGGGCGGTCTGGATGATGGCGCTTGCAGCGGCAATTGGCGGTTTCGCAGTGGCGCAAAGCCTTGGCTGGGTCGCACTTGAGGACCACCGCTTGCTGTCGTCCAGTGTACCGGTTCTGGCCATCATTGTTGGCGGGTTGGCCTTTGGGGCGGGCATGGTACTAACGCGTGGTTGCATGTCGCGTCTGACTGTCTTGTCGGCCTCCGGCAATTTGCGTGCTTTGACGGTGATCTTGGTGTTTGCGATCGTGGCGCATGCCACGCTGAAGGGCGTGTTCGCACCGATGCGTGTGGCCTTGGGGGCGGTGCAGCAGGACTTTGGCATAGCGTCTTTGGCCCAAATTCCGGGGTTTGCACCTGTGGTGGCTGTGCTTTTGGCCGTTGGGGCAATCGTTTTGGGACGCCGTTCGGGGACATCGGCACTGGTTTTGGGCTTGGGCGCTGTGATCGGTGGAGTGGCTGTTGCGGGCTGGGCTGGCACGTCCGTTTTGCTTCTGGATGATTTTGATCCGTTGCCTGTGCAATCGGCGGCCTTCACGTTGCCTTGGGCTGACACGTTGTTCTGGACCATTGCGTCCTCGGCTATTCCGGCAGGTTTTGGCACGGGGCTGATTGCCGGGGTATTTTTGGGCAGTTTTGCCTGCGCAGTTTTGCGTTCGGAATTTGCTTTGGAAAGTTTTGAAGCGCCTGCACAGACTTTGCGCTACGGGGCAGGTGGTGCGTTGATGGGTGTGGGCGGCGTCTTGGCTGGCGGTTGCACGATTGGGGCTGGCCTGTCGGGCAGCGCCACATTAAGTGTTGCGGCTTTGCTGGCCCTTGGCGCCATCATCACCGGTGCGATTGCCACGCAAAGCCTGTTACAGGCACGTGGGGCTGCGGTCGCAGCCTAA
- a CDS encoding biotin-dependent carboxyltransferase family protein, translating to MSDTEFNVTFAGPLVTVQDVGRRGHMRFGVPHSGPMDRLAFQAAHTALGNAPGLGALEVSLGGLVLTCTQGAVTLSITGGDFVVDHAGQTHRSWVILTVKKGERLSLRAGPSGSWAYVAFAGQLHAQSWLGSSATHALSGFGGGTVTTGQVLGVKQSEIRDDRLGDIPQIQGVDTPQHDGVDTGPIRVVMGPQDRHFEAAALDHFTSAPFKVTDAYDRMGMRLNGPALGLKAALSIPSEPIVRGSVQVAGDGVPTVLLADHQTTGGYPKIATVIGRDTDRLAQHRKGQEMRFKSICAQDAVRIARDHSARMAGYLDQIAVARGSFAQRLMRENLIFGCDWD from the coding sequence ATGTCTGACACAGAGTTCAACGTCACGTTTGCGGGGCCTCTTGTCACTGTGCAAGATGTAGGACGACGTGGGCACATGCGCTTTGGGGTGCCTCATTCCGGACCAATGGATCGTTTGGCCTTTCAGGCCGCCCACACAGCCCTTGGCAATGCACCGGGGCTTGGCGCACTTGAGGTATCGTTGGGTGGGCTGGTGTTGACGTGCACCCAAGGGGCCGTGACACTTTCCATCACCGGAGGCGACTTTGTTGTGGATCACGCAGGCCAAACCCACCGGTCGTGGGTCATTCTGACAGTGAAGAAAGGCGAACGGTTAAGCCTGCGTGCAGGGCCGTCGGGCAGCTGGGCCTATGTCGCTTTTGCAGGCCAGTTGCACGCGCAAAGCTGGTTGGGCAGCAGCGCCACACATGCTTTGTCCGGATTTGGCGGTGGCACGGTGACAACGGGTCAGGTGTTGGGGGTGAAACAGTCCGAAATCCGCGACGATCGCCTTGGGGACATCCCACAAATTCAGGGCGTAGACACACCACAACACGACGGTGTGGACACAGGCCCGATACGCGTTGTCATGGGACCTCAGGACCGGCACTTTGAAGCGGCGGCGTTGGACCATTTTACCAGCGCGCCGTTCAAAGTCACAGACGCGTATGACCGTATGGGGATGCGCCTGAACGGCCCTGCCCTTGGCTTAAAGGCTGCTTTGTCCATCCCCTCAGAACCCATCGTTCGCGGCTCGGTTCAGGTGGCGGGCGATGGTGTGCCAACGGTCTTGTTGGCCGACCACCAAACGACGGGGGGGTATCCAAAGATCGCAACGGTCATAGGACGTGACACCGACCGTCTGGCGCAGCACCGCAAGGGTCAGGAAATGCGCTTTAAAAGTATTTGCGCCCAAGATGCGGTCCGCATTGCCCGTGATCACAGTGCCCGTATGGCAGGGTATCTGGACCAGATCGCCGTTGCACGTGGGTCATTCGCGCAGCGACTGATGCGCGAAAACCTGATTTTCGGGTGTGACTGGGATTAG